A stretch of Aspergillus nidulans FGSC A4 chromosome VI DNA encodes these proteins:
- the hir3 gene encoding protein hir3 (transcript_id=CADANIAT00009953) has translation MSTWVALNIEPDEAIEEEVDDTKEIQIEEALKLYQNALKLHSQGPRYYKQAGEAYEALLDSEIFKYPESLSDHKRAALQDAEPQVGGTTNDAVVGEAALDFNINDTTSSTLQQTIYLSYKNHGQYVLDALRASLQELSKLSEDSSHLSSKIAESSTTALAQFAEALERDDTDLNLWRQSARLCSALQSYRLTRFCLESVLADDDNRLEVRSEQLGLEETFAEEGLRKTLHSVQDRLSVSLVPIKKPKKALLKFFKQQSDPYPYLPSLPDNLQDLDSSRNPLAFRASTHEIKIDSLTWAAIGQAILTFLDDKNGTPSLAPGTSITISLPADSPELKTASITAQRRPSKAQVDENNNQDVQMDDAQSVGARSVTGAQGRELAMEHGDDQSSVDQRAEKQLIESLEVQSIQHQQSTDPQEDIKAEEDDLKYPENTSRKRSSGSAITEDQAERLRVKSRRTRLRDSLAEASTHTDDVVFDQAKYYEDLLEPYIQTDEGVFGTVGALLSKLGVEDLGTFEELRRSVASAGERKDSPVTPVNIDNAEVLLQDLRNVLTQWDERLYQVMQQSDSLAGLQDIKSMGRSGLAVFLEHSKKTTHKLKLKQTFSGEDELFDFIRAVNGSRLHLHDVVFEWLGCLLRPDYKNFLTHDNQFNDWSLVESSYVAYQWPTTLKDVVLQLLSLEDEYIHGKLEEGMQTLEHHILEAQSGTPFRYTAKHFADLEMIQAIYELHLDLYAPMNAPNNETDHRTRTLQQDRLARWSMLARSALTHFIDCCPERVNRERITIRHIWASTFHSNMGVDAQREHILLCLEDLKRLFSCLNEPVLSLANSSIMSELSCEAIDQEISKLNSMDFFTRIFNPDSEDPVGLIETIEPIVEPSAVQFEEGSEDRQSLQRREMGSFLDRGDATLRLFLWRRLQDAYRKIDYPPKVVSCHLRSIETIIKELRSQAYVEEPGEHRQATLVRWLKSLDGMLSKTVTTVLQESDKAYDCFDTEHVKSSMSAVAFLIRLLHSFVLYDDSVRVGQSPGIDLRAALAKSLENFKEKMRDMLVRCWVLLYTLLKEAIAQNQEMFDEPLEDRVYYLRAVHNSLGLRQMCKRSRNQFLKLVKSELLALDVEQDIEADICQILFDIHGVKLSLSDHLLSDHGCVPEKLDRSTAIMMIDFVMKQAKKINIKDLSKSELKNTIEKMQQSIGTTKAVPPVSYNRRILNAYLKTPINPSELVRAIQGVTDLPFIPVPSQTAVIANSGWYFLLGYAALTKFRSQKRLNPVPTTDLDEAISWFRQDLEHNTSRWESWYRLAQVWDSKVEEDITWSADKINNNRTELVTWQRNAIHCYAMAVATAAKTAESGPETGALLADLYTDFGIRLYSSSREPLSMAAFSVADFTRHFSNEESQQMYEGRPFKEMKVYNVWRLAAFLLRQALVDKPKNWMTHYMLSKCLWKMFSCDDSVRGSSKRISLDSVLDSLLDTIDALPQRKDSRSEPIFEPHYKLVSIIHKLVIKEVLTPAEASKTLVATPWARKVPACEDRNSWKKYILDVLKNLKNADKANWHHRMAVRSARIIYDDNKGAIAAAEAKSELTQQIFTKTMTIQVWKPEYERPGRHFVYTTRYAYFFVTLLDQLDDRANLEQLLRRVRKKQGDFINHTKLWEDMCLTYARVIRRAAGISEGHEESVFKPIGWEEFSSNTARLEELPQLAPESPSLLELLRDAIELKKLNNNLMKVALLEDLIADVYSRIYEVNLPILLEQVDEENKEKMKVDHILMTADGAATADTSTPPTSAPASEAPAPRGRTKGIARRDIQKRAEAIVSRKVPPRAPATKAPTTTETESATNATNSVGPKPVVEISVRQPPAAVVDSAGQQSDIPNSLHDSADDESELSEIDEDKLSKLAADPKMLFPNFGHRSRGSLEPDSELSAQASPSGDADVANENEEVGELEGDDREGEDEGEAGPDADLEEESMNDGDGDGDGDEAGEGEGENENENGNDGNVSGNDEDDDVDMEAGEEEEEAPGQDGEIEGNTTMEGTDAADGEDPEHVHRQEQEQEQQVGGEQEGETVYDTELATEL, from the exons ATGTCGACATGGGTGGCCCTCAACATCGAGCCCGACGAGGCAatcgaggaggaggtcgatGATACAAAAGAAATCCAGATCGAGGAAGCGCTGAAGCTATATCAGAACGCGCTGAAACTTCACTCTCAGGGTCCGCGATACTACAAGCAAGCTGGCGAGGCATACGAGGCCCTCCTAGATTCGGAGATCTTCAAATACCCCGAGTCGCTTTCTGATCACAAGAGAGCTGCGTTGCAGGATGCGGAGCCTCAAGTTGGTGGCACAACAAACGACGCAGTGGTAGGAGAAGCAGCGTTGGATTTCAATATAAATGATACTACCTCGAGCACTTTGCAACAGACAATCTATCTCTCTTACAAGAACCACGGACAATACGTTCTCGACGCTCTACGTGCATCCCTTCAGGAGCTCTCCAAGTTGTCTGAAGACTCATCTCACCTTTCATCTAAAATTGCCGAGAGTTCTACCACTGCTTTGGCACAGTTTGCGGAAGCGTTAGAACGCGATGACACCGACCTGAACCTGTGGAGGCAGAGCGCGAGACTGTGTAGTGCGTTGCAGAGCTACCGGCTTACTCGTTTCTGTCTGGAGAGTGTCTTGGCTGATGATGATAACCGGTTGGAGGTGCGGTCAGAGCAATTGGGGCTGGAGGAAACATTTGCAGAAGAGGGCCTCAGAAAGACGTTGCATTCAGTGCAGGATCGTTTGTCTGTGTCGCTTGTTCCTATCAAAAAGCCGAAGAAGGCTCTCCTAAAATTCTTCAAGCAGCAAAGCGATCCGTACCCCTATTTGCCTTCGCTACCAGATAACCTACAGGACCTGGACTCCTCGAGAAACCCATTGGCGTTCCGTGCTTCTACGCATGAGATCAAAATTGACTCCCTGACATGGGCCGCTATTGGTCAGGCTATCTTGACTTTCTTAGACGACAAGAATGGAACACCCTCGCTTGCCCCTGGAACGTCTATCACTATTTCGTTACCAGCAGACAGTCCTGAACTGAAAACAGCCTCAATCACAGCGCAGCGGCGACCCTCGAAGGCTCAAGTCGACGAAAATAACAATCAGGATGTACAAATGGATGATGCGCAAAGTGTCGGTGCCCGTTCGGTCACCGGAGCCCAGGGACGAGAGCTCGCCATGGAACACGGAGACGACCAGTCTTCAGTCGACCAGCGAGCAGAGAAACAATTGATCGAATCTCTTGAAGTCCAATCAATTCAGCACCAGCAAAGTACAGACCCACAAGAGGATATAAaagccgaggaagacgacttGAAGTATCCTGAAAATACGAGTCGCAAACGTTCTTCTGGTTCTGCTATCACCGAAGATCAGGCAGAGCGATTGAGGGTCAAAAGCAGGAGGACTCGCTTGCGCGACTCACTCGCTGAAGCCTCAACACATACTGACGACGTTGTGTTTGATCAGGCCAAGTATTATGAAGATCTTTTAGAACCCTATATTCAAACCGACGAAGGGGTATTTGGCACAGTTGGGGCCTTATTGTCGAAACttggtgttgaggatctGGGGACATTTGAAGAGTTACGGAGATCAGTGGCATCTGCAGGTGAACGAAAGGACTCGCCGGTTACTCCAGTCAACATTGATAATGCCGAGGTGCTTTTACAGGATCTCAGGAATGTCCTCACTCAGTGGGATGAAAGATTGTATCAGGTAATGCAACAAAGCGACAGCCTGGCGGGTCTTCAGGATATAAAGAGTATGGGCAGATCTGGGCTGGCAGTCTTTCTTGAACATTCGAAAAAGACGACACACAAGTTGAAATTGAAACAAACGTTcagcggagaggatgagtTGTTTGATTTTATTCGAGCAGTCAATGGTAGCCGCCTTCACCTCCATGATGTTGTTTTCGAGTGGTTGGGATGCCTTTTGAGGCCGGATTATAAGAATTTCTTAACCCATGATAACCAGTTCAATGACTGGTCGCTGGTCGAATCATCCTATGTCGCTTACCAATGGCCAACTACCCTTAAGGATGTTGTGCTGCAGCTTTTATCCCTTGAAGACGAATATATCCACGGCAAattggaagaaggaatgCAAACTCTAGAGCATCATATCCTTGAAGCTCAGTCCGGAACCCCATTCCGCTATACAGCAAAACACTTTGCAGACTTGGAGATGATACAGGCTATCTATGAACTTCACCTCGATTTATATGCACCTATGAATGCTCCAAACAACGAGACAGACCACCGAACAAGGACTCTGCAGCAGGATCGTTTGGCAAGATGGTCCATGCTAGCACGTAGTGCACTGACTCACTTTATTGACTGCTGTCCTGAGCGAGTAAATCGAGAGCGGATAACGATTCGCCATATCTGGGCGTCCACGTTCCACTCGAATATGGGGGTTGATGCTCAGCGGGAACACATTTTACTCTGTCTTGAAGATCTCAAACGTCTCTTCAGTTGTCTCAATGAGCCTGTGCTCTCACTCGCTAACAGCTCCATCATGTCCGAACTGTCTTGTGAGGCAATCGATCAAGAGATCTCAAAATTGAACTCCATGGATTTTTTCACGCGAATTTTCAACCCCGACTCTGAAGACCCCGTTGGGCTTATCGAGACAATCGAGCCTATCGTTGAACCCTCGGCGGTTCAATTCGAGGAAGGGTCTGAGGATCGACAAAGCCTACAACGCCGTGAAATGGGCTCTTTTCTGGATCGAGGCGACGCCACTCTCAGGCTTTTCTTATGGCGTCGACTTCAGGATGCCTATAGGAAGATTGATTATCCTCCAAAGGTAGTATCTTGTCATTTGAGAAGCATCGAAACAATTATCAAAGAACTCCGAAGCCAGGCATATGTGGAGGAACCTGGTGAGCACCGTCAAGCAACGCTCGTCCGATGGCTGAAATCACTCGATGGGATGCTGAGCAAAACTGTGACAACGGTTCTGCAAGAGTCCGACAAAGCTTATGATTGCTTCGATACGGAGCATGTCAAGTCCTCAATGTCAGCTGTGGCATTTCTAATAAGACTACTTCACAGTTTTGTGCTCTACGACGATTCGGTGCGCGTTGGACAATCGCCAGGTATAGATCTGCGGGCAGCTCTAGCAAAATCACTGGAAAACTTCAAAGAGAAGATGCGTGATATGTTAGTCCGTTGTTGGGTTTTGCTATACACCCTTCTAAAAGAGGCTATTGCTCAGAACCAAGAAATGTTCGACGAGCCTTTGGAGGACCGCGTCTATTACTTACGCGCCGTGCACAATTCTCTTGGCTTGCGCCAGATGTGCAAAAGATCTCGCAATCAGTTCCTTAAACTGGTCAAGTCTGAGCTTCTCGCTTTGGACGTGGAGCAAGACATCGAGGCTGATATCTGTCAAATCCTCTTTGACATCCATGGGGTCAAATTAAGTCTAAGTGACCATTTATTAAGTGACCATGGCTGCGTCCCGGAGAAGCTCGATCGCTCGACAGCTATCATGATGATTGATTTTGTAATGAAacaggcgaagaagattaACATCAAGGATCTTTCCAAGTCGGAACTAAAGAACACGATTGAAAAGATGCAACAGTCAATTGGAACGACTAAAGCAGTTCCCCCTGTATCATACAATCGCCGCATCTTGAACGCCTATTTAAAAACCCCAATCAACCCGTCAGAGCTTGTCCGCGCTATTCAAGGAGTAACAGATCTTCCATTCATTCCTGTCCCCAGCCAAACAGCAGTCATTGCTAATAGCGGTTGGTATTTCCTCTTGGGTTATGCTGCCCTCACCAAATTCCGCTCGCAGAAGCGACTGAACCCGGTGCCTACCACAGACCTTGATGAAGCCATCAGTTGGTTTCGGCAGGACTTGGAACATAACACCTCAAGGTGGGAAAGCTGGTACCGGCTTGCCCAAGTCTGGGATTCCaaggttgaggaggatatcacTTGGTCTGCAGACAAGATCAACAATAATCGCACCGAACTGGTTACCTGGCAGCGCAACGCAATCCACTGCTACGCAATGGCGGTAGCCACAGCCGCCAAAACTGCAGAGTCGGGACCAGAAACTGGAGCACTCTTAGCAGACCTCTATACGGATTTCGGAATCCGTCTTTACTCTTCGTCTAGGGAGCCTCTATCTATGGCCGCATTCAGTGTGGCAGACTTCACGCGTCATttcagcaatgaagaaagCCAGCAGATGTATGAGGGCCGGCCATTCAAAGAAATGAAGGTATACAACGTTTGGAGACTTGCCGCCTTTCTTTTGAGACAGGCGCTTGTTGATAAACCAAAGAACTGGAT GACACATTACATGCTGAGCAAATGTCTCTGGAAGATGTTCAGCTGCGATGACTCCGTTCGGGGATCTTCGAAACGCATCAGCCTTGATAGTGTCCTGGACTCCCTCCTCGACACCATTGACGCCCTGCCACAGCGGAAAGACTCGCGATCTGAGCCCATTTTTGAGCCTCACTATAAGCTTGTCTCTATCATACACAAACTCGTCATAAAAGAAGTTCTAACG CCCGCAGAGGCAAGTAAGACTTTGGTTGCGACACCCTGGGCTAGAAAGGTGCCAGCTTGCGAGGATCGAAATTCCTGGAAAAAATACATCCTCGATGTGCTCAAGAACCTGAAGAATGCCGATAAGGCAAATTGGCATCATCGTATGGCTGTTAGG TCTGCACGTATCATTTATGACGATAACAAAGGTGCTATTGCCGCTGCAGAGGCTAAGAGTGAGCTCACGCAGCAGATATTCACTAAGACCATGACCATTCAGGTGTGGAAACCGGAGTATGAGCGCCCCGGTAGACACTTCGTATACACGACAAGATATGCATACTTCTTCGTCACTCTACTTGATCAGCTTGATGACAGAGCTAATCTCGAGCAATTGCTACGTCGTGTTCGAAAAAAGCAAGGCGATTTCATCAATCATACTAAGTTATGGGAGGATATGTGTCTAACCTACGCCCGCGTCATACGTAGAGCAGCTGGGATTAGTGAGGGCCATGAAGAAAGTGTCTTCAAACCGATAGGGTGGGAGGAGTTCTCCTCCAACACCGCCCGTCTAGAAGAGCTTCCTCAGCTTGCGCCTGAAAGTCCGTCacttctcgagctcctccgGGACGCGATTGAACTCAAGAAACTAAACAACAATCTTATGAAAGTCGCGTTACTTGAAGATCTTATTGCGGACGTCTACTCCCGCATCTACGAAGTTAACCTGCCCATTCTCCTCGAGCAagttgacgaagaaaataaggagaagatgaaagtcGACCATATCCTCATGACAGCTGACggcgcagcaacagccgaCACCTCCACGCCGCCAACCTCCGCACCGGCCTCAGAAGCCCCTGCCCCGCGTGGCCGCACAAAAGGCATAGCTCGTCGCGACATCCAAAAGCGCGCAGAGGCCATAGTCAGCCGCAAGGTACCGCCCCGTGCGCCCGCCACTAAAGCACCAACGACGACCGAAACCGAGTCCGCAACCAACGCTACAAATTCAGTAGGTCCTAAACCAGTCGTGGAAATCAGTGTCCGCCAACCTCCTGCCGCAGTAGTAGATTCAGCAGGGCAGCAAAGTGATATTCCAAACAGTCTGCATGACAGCGCAGATGATGAAAGCGAGCTAAGCGAAATCGATGAGGACAAGCTCTCGAAGCTCGCCGCTGATCCGAAAATGCTCTTTCCCAATTTCGGTCATAGGAGTAGGGGTTCCCTAGAGCCAGACTCAGAGCTCTCTGCGCAGGCCAGTCCTTCCGGTGACGCAGATGTTGCgaatgagaatgaggaggtCGGCGAGTTAGAAGGGGATGACAGggaaggcgaagatgaaggtgaagCTGGACCGGAtgctgatcttgaagaagagagTATGaatgatggcgatggcgacggcgatggcgatgaAGCTGGCGAGGGGGAGGgcgagaacgagaacgagaacggAAATGACGGTAATGTCAGTGGcaacgacgaagacgacgacgtcgatatggaagctggagaagaagaagaggaagcccCTGGACAGGATGGTGAAATAGAAGGAAACACGACCATGGAGGGCACGGATGCAGCTGACGGCGAGGATCCTGAGCATGTACACCgtcaggaacaggaacaggagcaaCAAGTGGGTGGCGAGCAGGAAGGCGAGACTGTTTATGACACCGAGCTCGCGACTGAGCTTTGA
- a CDS encoding ChAPs family protein (transcript_id=CADANIAT00009954) — protein MVAPAVPEIYEEEDILAAVDARTESLQNLRELGPPDLVYLIKQPKTGSTRQTGVYHHVTGIDASSSASLAAYVNTLVASPLDKANKVVSGIYCCYNAFSHLDMRVEVKIPGSLESYCIDERGDKRVATDALWLETFLCGVLRAYSYADDGSGDAIRKIVGVRRFNPVTNTEMEHRFLDAAEKLFFLGRQLSSDPETQVPNTVSNHLTAGLLKYIQTTGRYASGINLFEKLRTRDVEVSSLLAQVFRMADEEVQAVRLMYDALQDVPMDYALLDCQSAFCASKGEGEMALECAKRAVTAAPSEFSTWARLAEVYVCLEKWDLALLTLNSCPMFTYQDKDTPRMPQPSRIMLPILAESMLDEIDEGQPKQGDPHDYVHPSLRRLHAATYQGTFLKAYNLLTKIAAAIGWDQLLKVRSEVFVMEEEYRSERQHSTKPSIHSHGDSPAESAESTEPAETAETNGSREQENGDGRPVESVTEIVNGDDHTQGENSIERPEQTMASEVVKSGNDDPDPSHASYTQFKNKRLCERWLDNLFMVLYEDLRIYTIWRTEVAQYRQQAMEYKKSATEWEILGELAERLHHFDEAIEAYQACLSIRFSPKAMRGILKLHEKQNDTRGMLSALIRLIAWQYRWYSELIEDEGAVKVRSIVQATNLPQHVLDLTHQYCQLCATFRSSGSDG, from the exons ATGGTCGCGCCAGCTGTTCCCGA GATTtatgaggaggaggacatACTTGCTGCCGTTGATGCGCGTACAGAGTCACTACAGAACCTAAGGGAATTGGGCCCTCCAGACTTGGTGTACTTGatcaagcagccaaagaCTGGTTCAACACGTCAG ACTGGCGTTTATCACCATGTCACCGGTATTGatgcatcttcctccgcaagcttgGCTGCCTACGTGAACACCCTAGTGGCATCCCCCCTCGATAAGGCGAATAAAGTGGTATCAGGAATCTACTG TTGCTACAATGCGTTCTCCCATTTGGACATGCGAGTCGAAGTGAAGATCCCTGGAAGCCTCGAAAGCTACTGTATCGACGAACGCGGAGATAAACGTGTTGCGACCGATGCATTATGGCTGGAAACTTTTCTTTGCGGAGTCTTGCGAGCATATTCATATGCGGACGACGGCAGCGGCGATGCTATTAGGAAGATTGTCGGGGTTCGTCGTTTCAACCCCGTTACGAACACCGAAATGGAGCATAGATTCTTAGATGCTGCCGAGAAATTATTCTTCTTAG GAAGACAACTCAGTTCCGACCCCGAAACCCAAGTTCCGAACACAGTGAGCAACCACCTCACGGCCGGTCTTCTCAAGTACATTCAGACCACGGGCCGGTATGCTTCTGGTATCAACTTATTCGAGAAACTGCGCACAAGGGACGTGGAGGTCTCGTCTTTGCTCGCTCAAGTTTTCAGGATGGCGGATGAAGAGGTTCAAGCAGTGCGGCTTATGTACGACGCTCTGCAAGATGTTCCCATGGACTACGCGTTACTTGACTGCCAGTCTGCCTTCTGCGCtagcaaaggagaaggcgaaatGGCGTTGGAGTGTGCTAAGCGCGCCGTAACCGCTGCCCCCAGCGAATTCAGCACCTGGGCTCGGTTGGCTGAGGTTTACGTGTGCCTAGAGAAATGGGATTTGGCTCTTTTGACGCTGAACTCCTGCCCGATGTTCACCTACCAGGACAAAGACACACCACGCATGCCCCAGCCGTCTCGGATCATGCTGCCCATTCTAGCAGAGAGCATGTTAGACGAGATCGACGAAGGTCAGCCGAAACAGGGAGACCCTCATGATTATGTACATCCGTCGTTGCGGAGGCTGCATGCGGCCACATACCAGGGAACATTTCTGAAAGCCTACAACCTGCTGACCAAGATTGCCGCCGCGATCGGCTGGGACCAGCTCCTTAAGGTGCGCAGCGAGGTTTTCGTCATGGAAGAGGAATATCGCTCAGAGCGCCAGCACTCCACAAAGCCATCAATCCATTCGCATGGTGATAGCCCCGCAGAGTCAGCAGAGTCAACAGAGCCCGCGGAAACCGCGGAGACAAATGGTAGTCGCGAGCAGGAAAATGGAGACGGTCGCCCAGTGGAATCTGTCACGGAGATTGTCAATGGCGACGACCACACACAAGGCGAGAACTCAATCGAGAGGCCCGAGCAGACAATGGCATCGGAAGTTGTTAAGTCTGGCAATGACGAT CCCGACCCGTCACACGCATCATATACACAGTTCAAGAATAAACGACTATGCGAAAGATGGCTGGATAATCTCTTTATGGTCTTATATGAGGATCTCCGCATATATACAATCTGGCGTACGGAGGTAGCCCAGTACCGGCAACAAGCGATGGAGTACAAGAAATCAGCTACTGAATGGGAGATTCTTGGTGAGCTGGCAGAGCGGCTGCACCACTTTGATGAGGCCATCGAAGCCTACCAAGCCTGTTTGTCAATCCGTTTCTCGCCAAAAGCCATGCGTGGCATTCTCAAGCTACATGAAAAGCAGAATGACACCAGGGGGATGCTCAGTGCTTTGATTCGCCTCATCGCCTGGCAGTACCGATGGTACTCTGAG TTGATCGAAGACGAGGGCGCCGTCAAAGTCCGCAGCATCGTTCAGGCCACGAACCTGCCCCAGCACGTTCTAGACCTCACCCATCAATACTGTCAACTGTGCGCGACGTTCCGCAGCAGCGGTAGTGATGGTTAG
- a CDS encoding uncharacterized protein (transcript_id=CADANIAT00009955), with amino-acid sequence MSTRKRKQELEEEEELQALPSDESEEEEEYESTEGEGEGESEGSEEEEDLSEEEPEEEEEPEEQGPPASKKRKTAAAPKADDEDEDAVEEEAEANGKAGGDENGLDNDEGEDEEDAEAEGEEDEEADETAKTSAPAAKVKGDAAAAAEGATAETKA; translated from the exons ATGTCCACTCGtaagagaaagcaggagctcgaggaggaggaggagctccagGCGCTCCCTAGTgacgagagtgaggaggaggaaga GTACGAAAGCACCgagggagaaggtgaaggtgaaAGCGAAGgaagcgaggaagaagaagacctttccgaggaggagcctgaggaggaggaggagcccgAAGAGCAGG GCCCTCCCGCTtccaagaagcgaaagacGGCTGCTGCGCCGAAagccgatgacgaggacgaagatgcagtagaagaagaagccgaagcgaaCGGCAAAGCGGGCGGCGATGAAAACGGTCTTGACAatgatgaaggagaggacgaggaagatgctgaagccgaaggtgaagaagatgaagaggctgacGAGACTGCAAAGACCAGCGCCCCTGCCGCGAAGGTGaagggagatgctgctgctgccgctgaggGTGCGACTGCGGAGACGAAGGCTTGA
- a CDS encoding putative C6 transcription factor (transcript_id=CADANIAT00009956), whose protein sequence is MKRSSFDAGLDGRQQDRRHSAVPDERPTPLKISKARACAECKRHKIRCEFRPGETSCTKCLRSGIKCVVNDFSQKFVDDDGVWKARASATIQQLQAAVSHLLRQNGLPELSTYTVGDSPNGPSPAAPSYHTGNRHSMNGSPSDVKPDGPGLVVTREPSQEPDLQDRELVPAPMRSLYEVTKLRDLRHNHIEQPKSTLLEEDFLSRGLISLQEAEELFAYFSRTMNQLLWGGIILVHRDLTSVRRASSLLAAAVLTVAALHIPNRTETLNLCYSEYVSLVSSMSLTRAHTLDDVRALCVGAFWLSELSWKLSGHAVRIATELGLHQSYQKMIRGHSDQYERAQLWYLLYVCDHHFSIAYGRPPVIHEDQAIKNYETFLQAPMVVPGDIRLLAQVALFMILTEAYRTFGSDTEQALTEEDFGQLRVFNVAIDQWRLLWQPRSEYLTLAAADSPYVRTYPSKGVVLHYHFAKFQLNSLSLRALSPTNTPVFSMDRKESANIAISSAMACLNMVLEEQDIRDAIVGVPIFTHTMVTFSALFLLKVAVNWNSAYLSLDSGLVRSLVERVIELLNCVSAGERHLTRHIARGLSKMLERFDSWDMSNGVPAGTVGERAGSGVPGGANAMAQGFPPPDLIYDMVGTYGFGLDENLLDPSMANFEYLAQ, encoded by the exons ATGAAGCGTTCCTCCTTCgatgctggccttgacgGCCGGCAACAGGACCGCCGCCACTCTGCCGTCCCTGATGAGCGGCCTACTCCGCTGAAGATTTCCAAAGCCCGCGCTT GCGCGGAGTGCAAACGCCACAAGATTCGCTGTGAATTCCGGCCAGGCGAAACAAGCTGCACGAAATGCCTGCGCAGCGGGATTAAGTGTGTTGTGAATGACTTTTCGCAGAAGTTTGTTGATGACGATGGAGT GTGGAAAGCTCGAGCGTCGGCCACTATccagcaactccaagcaGCCGTGTCgcatcttctccgccagAACGGGCTTCCAGAGCTCTCGACATACACAGTTGGCGACAGTCCCAACGGTCCTTCCCCAGCCGCACCTTCATACCACACCGGAAACCGCCATTCGATGAACGGCTCGCCGTCGGATGTGAAACCCGACGGACCGGGGCTGGTCGTGACACGCGAGCCCTCGCAGGAACCAGATTTACAAGACCGAGAGTTGGTGCCCGCGCCAATGCGCAGTCTATATGAGGTGACGAAGCTGCGGGATTTGCGGCACAATCATATCGAGCAGCCCAAGTCGACgcttctggaagaggacTTCCTTTCGCGGGGCCTCATCTCTCTTCAAGAGGCGGAGGAACTGTTTGCGTATTTCAGCCGGACCATGAATCAGCTGCTCTGGGGTGGGATCATCCTTGTCCATCGCGACCTCACTTCAGTACGGCGAGCGTCAAGTCTGCTGGCGGCTGCGGTGCTTACGGTCGCAGCGCTGCATATTCCCAACCGCACCGAAACTCTGAACCTGTGTTATAGCGAGTACGTGTCGCTGGTCTCGAGCATGTCACTGACCCGTGCCCATACTCTGGATGACGTTCGAGCGCTCTGTGTCGGGGCGTTTTGGCTGTCGgagctgagctggaagctgTCCGGCCATGCGGTACGAATAGCTACGGAGCTGGGCCTCCACCAGAGCTACCAGAAGATGATCCGCGGCCACAGCGACCAGTACGAAAGAGCCCAACTCTGGTATTTACTCTATGTCTGTGATCACCATTTCAGTATAGCGTACGGCCGACCGCCCGTCATCCACGAGGACCAGGCGATCAAAAACTACGAAACGTTCCTGCAGGCGCCAATGGTTGTTCCTGGCGATATTCGGCTGCTAGCCCAGGTCGCTCTTTTCATGATCCTGACCGAGGCATACCGGACGTTTGGAAGCGACACCGAACAAGCCCTGACGGAAGAGGACTTTGGTCAACTGCGTGTTTTCAATGTAGCCATAGATCAATGGCGGCTCTTATGGCAACCACGTTCTG AATATCTGACCCTCGCTGCAGCCGACAGTCCCTACGTCCGGACCTACCCTTCGAAGGGAGTGGTCCTTCATTACCATTTCGccaagttccagctcaaTTCGCTCTCCCTCCGAGCCCTGTCTCCAACCAACACACCCGTATTCTCGATGGACCGCAAGGAATCGGCCAACATCGCTATATCATCCGCCATGGCATGCTTGAACATGGTGCTAGAAGAACAAGATATCCGTGACGCCATTGTCGGGGTACCCATCTTCACGCACACCATGGTCACGTTTTCTGCACTGTTCCTTCTCAAGGTCGCAGTTAACTGGAACTCGGCGTACCTGAGTCTGGATAGTGGGCTTGTGCGAAGTCTAGTCGAGCGGGTGATTGAGCTGTTGAACTGCGTCTCTGCGGGCGAGAGACATTTGACAAGACATATTGCTCGTGGACTGAGCAAGATGCTGGAGCGATTTGACTCGTGGGATATGTCGAATGGCGTGCCCGCCGGGACCGTAGGCGAACGGGCAGGCAGCGGCGTTCCTGGCGGTGCAAACGCAATGGCGCAAGGATTCCCGCCGCCAGACCTGATCTACGATATGGTAGGGACGTACGGGTTCGGCTTGGACGAGAATCTGCTCGATCCCAGCATGGCAAATTTTGAGTATCTGGCGCAGTAA